A genome region from Corvus hawaiiensis isolate bCorHaw1 chromosome 4, bCorHaw1.pri.cur, whole genome shotgun sequence includes the following:
- the BTG1 gene encoding protein BTG1: MHPALYTRASMIREIAAAVGFISKFLRTKGLMNERQLQTFSQCLQELLAEHYKHHWFPEKPCKGSGYRCIRINHKMDPLIGQAAQRIGLSSQELFQLLPSELTLWVDPYEVSYRIGEDGSICVLYEAAPAGGSQSNTNMQMVDSRISCKEELLLGRTSPSKSYNMMTVSG; this comes from the exons atGCATCCCGCCCTGTACACCCGGGCCAGCATGATACGTGAGATCGCCGCGGCCGTGGGCTTCATCTCCAAGTTCCTGCGGACCAAGGGGCTGATGAACGAGCGGCAGCTGCAGACCTTCAGCCAgtgcctgcaggagctgctggcag aacATTATAAACACCACTGGTTCCCAGAAAAGCCATGCAAGGGATCAGGTTACCGATGTATCCGGATCAACCATAAAATGGATCCTCTCATtggacaggcagcacagcgGATTGGATTGAGCAGTCAGGAACTGTTTCAGCTTCTTCCGAGCGAACTCACTCTCTGGGTTGACCCGTATGAAGTGTCCTATCGCATTGGAGAGGATGGCTCAATCTGTGTGCTGTATGAAGCTGCACCAGCAGGAGGTAGCCAAAGTAACACCAACATGCAAATGGTAGACAGCAGAATAAGCTGTAAGGAGGAACTTCTCTTGGGCAGAACTAGCCCTTCCAAAAGCTACAATATGATGACTGTATCAGGTTAA